In Methanosphaera sp. ISO3-F5, a genomic segment contains:
- a CDS encoding Yip1 family protein has translation MKERISQFFTESGLVFLNPDDLFYFKTEEPDKNGIISLVFYSIMLALVMGIATGNLVIIGALVAASLILPLVYMFIHTIFVFIFARLLGGSGSFMNTFNLMSYSGVLNILLIIAIALSIFNPFVFVPILMLVSIWKIVLEMIAVSEEHNIGYGKAFLSTIGIVLLLSVIVLIIGGLI, from the coding sequence ATGAAAGAAAGAATTTCTCAGTTCTTTACAGAAAGTGGTCTAGTATTTTTAAATCCTGATGATTTATTTTATTTTAAAACAGAAGAACCAGACAAAAATGGTATAATTTCATTAGTATTTTATAGTATTATGCTAGCATTAGTTATGGGAATAGCTACTGGTAACCTGGTTATTATCGGCGCATTAGTGGCAGCATCATTAATCCTCCCATTAGTTTACATGTTTATACATACAATATTCGTATTTATCTTTGCTAGACTTTTAGGTGGATCCGGCTCATTTATGAACACTTTTAACTTAATGAGTTATAGTGGTGTACTGAATATTTTACTAATTATTGCAATAGCATTATCTATTTTCAATCCTTTTGTTTTTGTACCAATATTAATGTTGGTGTCTATCTGGAAAATTGTTCTAGAAATGATAGCTGTAAGTGAAGAACATAATATAGGTTATGGAAAAGCATTTTTATCAACAATAGGAATAGTCTTACTACTATCAGTAATAGTCCTGATAATAGGGGGGTTGATTTAA
- a CDS encoding M42 family metallopeptidase, whose translation MKDLLKKLSEACGISGFEDEVRDILKEELKDYVDEMETDIMGNLITTHKGKEGKPSVMLASHMDEIGLMVSFIDDDGFLRFVKIGGINDQMLLNQKVYVQTENGEVPGIIGSKPPHITSAEEAKKIISYKDMFIDIGAKDKEQAESLVSIGDAIVFHTDFEECLNDLVMGKALDNRVGCAVMAEVMKQTDCDATVYGVGTVQEEVGLKGAKTSAFKLNPDMAIALDVTIAGDHPGVKQEDAYIKAGKGPVISFADASGRGLLTHPMMKKLLVEAAEAAGIDYQVEVGDGGTTDATAIHLTREGIATATLSSGSRYIHTPISVVNVKDVEDTVKLILEFLKRL comes from the coding sequence ATGAAAGATTTATTAAAAAAATTATCCGAAGCATGTGGTATTTCAGGATTTGAAGACGAAGTACGTGACATACTAAAAGAAGAACTAAAAGATTACGTGGATGAAATGGAAACAGACATAATGGGTAACCTAATAACCACACACAAAGGAAAAGAAGGAAAACCTAGTGTTATGTTAGCATCACACATGGATGAAATCGGATTAATGGTAAGTTTCATTGATGATGACGGATTTTTAAGATTCGTGAAAATTGGTGGAATCAACGATCAAATGTTATTAAACCAGAAAGTATATGTTCAAACAGAAAATGGTGAAGTACCAGGTATTATTGGTTCAAAACCACCACACATCACCAGTGCAGAAGAAGCTAAGAAAATTATTTCATACAAAGACATGTTCATTGACATAGGAGCAAAAGACAAAGAACAAGCAGAAAGTTTAGTGTCAATTGGTGATGCAATCGTATTCCACACAGACTTCGAAGAATGTTTAAACGACCTTGTAATGGGTAAAGCTTTAGACAATCGTGTAGGTTGTGCTGTGATGGCTGAAGTAATGAAACAGACCGATTGTGATGCAACAGTATATGGTGTTGGTACTGTACAGGAAGAAGTAGGATTAAAAGGAGCAAAAACCTCAGCATTCAAACTTAATCCAGATATGGCAATAGCTTTAGATGTGACAATTGCTGGTGATCATCCGGGAGTTAAACAGGAAGATGCATATATTAAAGCCGGAAAAGGACCTGTTATATCATTTGCAGATGCTAGTGGAAGAGGATTATTAACCCATCCTATGATGAAAAAGTTATTAGTTGAAGCTGCAGAAGCTGCTGGAATAGATTATCAAGTTGAAGTAGGTGATGGTGGAACAACTGATGCTACTGCTATTCATCTTACCCGTGAAGGAATTGCAACAGCTACATTATCCTCTGGTTCTAGATATATTCATACACCTATTAGTGTTGTGAATGTTAAAGATGTTGAGGACACTGTTAAACTCATTCTTGAGTTCTTAAAACGTTTATAA
- a CDS encoding TIGR00289 family protein, with protein sequence MKSVILYSGGKDSTMAVYESQKNGDEIYALLAMVSRNKESYMFHVPDIHMVDYCSAAMEIPSIDVLTDGVKEEELNDLEQTLTKLKDKGVEAVYSGALESVYQKSRIDKICKKLGLKSISPLWHRNPIEYMQEIVDLGFEVIITSVSAYGLTKEWLGKTITQETIEEIKELNTKYGIHPAFEGGEAETLVLDGPMFDRKIVIDEAEITWNFDNGIYDIKKAHLEEKYDYSL encoded by the coding sequence ATGAAATCCGTAATATTATACTCTGGAGGAAAAGACAGTACAATGGCAGTATATGAATCACAAAAAAATGGTGATGAAATATACGCACTACTAGCAATGGTATCCAGAAACAAAGAATCATACATGTTCCATGTACCAGACATACACATGGTAGACTACTGTTCAGCAGCAATGGAAATACCATCAATAGATGTTTTAACCGACGGAGTGAAAGAAGAAGAACTAAACGACCTAGAACAAACATTAACAAAACTCAAAGACAAAGGAGTAGAAGCAGTATACTCCGGAGCCCTAGAATCAGTATATCAAAAATCAAGAATAGACAAAATCTGCAAAAAACTAGGACTCAAATCAATATCACCATTATGGCATAGAAATCCAATAGAATACATGCAAGAAATAGTAGACCTAGGATTTGAAGTAATCATCACAAGCGTATCCGCATATGGACTCACCAAAGAATGGCTGGGAAAAACAATAACACAAGAAACAATAGAAGAAATAAAAGAATTAAACACAAAATACGGGATACACCCAGCATTTGAAGGAGGAGAAGCAGAAACATTAGTACTTGATGGACCAATGTTTGACAGAAAAATAGTAATAGACGAAGCAGAAATAACATGGAACTTTGATAATGGAATCTACGACATCAAAAAAGCTCACTTGGAAGAAAAATATGATTACAGTCTATGA
- a CDS encoding AAA family ATPase, whose product MKVFGVTGLPGSGKSIISRIAKKEGIYTISMGDVIRREAERQNCTPGEAAVNLRKQYGNNVVADRCIQEIFNHSKRRNNRNGHVKKIHRGNNKFNKPKKFKKIEQNVYIIEGIRSPQEVQYFRRRFKNFKIIAIHSNPQERFNRLIRRKRSDDSPDYKVFLERDNRELNFGIGNVIARADYMLINEGHIQNFKNSVRMLIQHEIKPRNNHPRSQGKNKGKGKSNRRPIKGRKQHHKHSERKTYHKSNRR is encoded by the coding sequence TTGAAAGTTTTTGGTGTAACAGGTTTACCCGGTTCAGGAAAGAGTATTATTTCCAGAATTGCTAAAAAGGAGGGCATTTATACTATTAGTATGGGTGATGTTATCCGTAGAGAGGCTGAACGTCAAAATTGTACTCCGGGTGAAGCTGCTGTTAACCTTAGAAAACAGTATGGTAATAATGTGGTTGCTGACCGCTGCATTCAGGAAATATTTAATCATTCAAAGAGGCGTAACAATCGTAATGGCCATGTTAAGAAGATTCATAGGGGAAATAATAAGTTTAATAAGCCTAAGAAGTTTAAAAAAATTGAGCAGAATGTTTATATCATAGAAGGTATACGTAGCCCTCAAGAAGTGCAGTATTTCAGGAGACGTTTTAAAAACTTTAAGATTATTGCGATTCATTCTAATCCACAGGAAAGATTTAATCGTCTTATTAGAAGAAAACGTAGTGATGATTCACCAGATTATAAGGTTTTTCTTGAAAGGGATAATCGTGAGCTTAACTTTGGTATAGGTAATGTTATTGCAAGAGCAGATTATATGCTTATTAATGAGGGTCATATTCAGAACTTTAAAAATAGTGTTAGGATGTTGATACAGCATGAAATTAAACCAAGAAACAATCATCCAAGAAGTCAGGGTAAGAATAAGGGCAAAGGTAAATCTAACAGAAGACCAATCAAGGGTAGAAAGCAGCATCATAAACATAGTGAGCGGAAAACCTACCATAAGAGTAACAGAAGATAA
- a CDS encoding phosphopantothenate/pantothenate synthetase encodes MLNKDHPRYESLVYREKIVEAHKKGILADSGMIAHGRGETFDYLIGEKTTANSYNTIEVASCYFLTCKHPVLSVNGNTTALVAEEVAELSKLLDIPVEINLYYRTPERIANIEKVYSNLGVTELLGTDEDDFIDTPDLNGPRSPVSIEGISKSDVIFIPLEDGDRAEKLAKLGKNIVNVDLNPLSRTAQTSTVTIVDNIVRVMPLLIESVNKLMDYDKNDLKERINNFSNEDNLSTAIHDIIKRFE; translated from the coding sequence ATGTTGAATAAAGACCATCCAAGATATGAATCATTAGTTTATAGAGAGAAAATTGTTGAAGCACATAAGAAGGGAATACTTGCAGATTCAGGTATGATAGCTCATGGTCGTGGAGAAACCTTTGATTATCTTATTGGTGAGAAAACCACTGCTAACTCATATAATACAATTGAAGTTGCAAGTTGCTATTTTTTAACATGCAAACATCCAGTATTATCAGTTAATGGTAATACTACAGCACTTGTTGCAGAGGAAGTTGCAGAATTATCTAAATTGTTAGACATTCCTGTAGAGATTAACCTTTATTACAGAACTCCTGAGAGAATAGCGAACATTGAGAAGGTTTACAGTAATCTTGGAGTTACTGAACTTTTAGGTACTGATGAAGATGATTTTATTGACACTCCTGATTTGAATGGTCCACGGTCACCTGTTAGTATTGAAGGAATCAGTAAGTCTGATGTTATTTTCATCCCTTTAGAAGATGGTGATCGTGCTGAGAAATTAGCAAAGTTAGGTAAGAATATTGTTAATGTTGATCTTAATCCATTATCCCGGACTGCTCAAACATCTACTGTAACTATTGTTGATAATATTGTCCGAGTCATGCCATTACTAATTGAATCTGTAAACAAGTTAATGGATTATGATAAAAATGATTTAAAAGAACGTATTAACAATTTTAGTAATGAAGATAATTTAAGCACTGCTATTCATGATATTATAAAAAGGTTTGAATAA
- a CDS encoding ATP-binding protein, with product MTKESPFTPGNIVKPLYFVGREDELKLILRHIPDIIHGNNRHFYMIGKRGMGKSSLSTNTKHILEKNFDMIVLNISNDGINTLKNLITSIIETLLEEIETEKLGRKNISYIRGQH from the coding sequence ATGACCAAAGAAAGTCCATTCACTCCAGGAAATATAGTAAAACCATTATATTTTGTAGGTCGAGAAGATGAACTTAAACTTATCTTAAGACACATCCCCGATATTATCCATGGAAACAACAGACATTTTTATATGATTGGAAAAAGAGGTATGGGAAAATCATCATTATCAACAAATACAAAACATATCCTTGAAAAAAATTTTGATATGATTGTTCTTAATATATCAAATGATGGAATAAATACCTTAAAAAATTTAATTACATCAATTATTGAAACATTATTAGAAGAAATTGAAACTGAAAAGCTGGGCAGAAAAAATATTTCATACATTCGAGGACAACATTGA
- a CDS encoding transposase, translated as MIDENCIYLTQSTLIRGLSKKQFNVLVDISLKLNKLRNNAIKTTKLDKCADDKHFKQLNFKSIITKVKTEFNKDYSLIQAHIANVTIKKHVESFNSYVALTNKSIDNEYKRPLNKPKTRYNRLHNIIIPRESITSSKKKLAQGYIELPLSREYKKELKSKDCRPRIRIPENIRDKKIIQVEIIPLKNGQMFKANFTYQMKKESLDLDESKMMGIDLGVNNFASIVTSEGTPYIVGGRFLKNQIAFKCKKTAQYQSILNKQGLKTSKRLQKFNTKFKAIQNNFLDHTTKFIIETCKKQDIGTIILGYNKKFQYETDMGKKQNQIFTQIAFKKFINKLETQCQKYDIKLIITEESYTSKSSFLDNDILPTYKTNEEKNEEYKFKGKRIKRGLYKTSNGTLINADINAACNIIRKSKQNFPKERLYKWARTAPWENQKNTRLFSKINNKRKGGIVTFDLNKDIIQVIILKKRLIFFRVLLFFS; from the coding sequence ATGATAGATGAAAATTGTATATATTTAACTCAAAGTACTCTTATTAGAGGTCTTTCTAAGAAACAATTCAATGTTTTAGTGGATATTTCATTGAAATTAAATAAATTAAGAAATAATGCTATAAAAACTACTAAATTAGACAAATGTGCTGATGATAAACATTTTAAACAGTTGAATTTCAAATCAATAATCACTAAAGTTAAAACCGAATTCAATAAAGATTATTCACTTATTCAAGCCCATATAGCAAATGTTACTATTAAAAAGCATGTTGAATCTTTTAATTCTTATGTGGCATTAACAAATAAAAGCATCGATAATGAATATAAACGACCATTAAATAAACCTAAAACCAGATATAACCGTTTACATAATATTATAATACCACGGGAGTCAATAACTTCTTCCAAGAAAAAATTAGCTCAGGGTTACATTGAATTACCCTTAAGCAGAGAATATAAAAAAGAGTTAAAATCCAAAGATTGCAGACCACGTATTAGAATTCCTGAAAATATACGTGATAAAAAGATTATACAAGTAGAAATTATACCATTAAAGAATGGACAAATGTTTAAAGCCAATTTCACATACCAAATGAAAAAAGAGTCACTAGATTTAGATGAAAGTAAAATGATGGGTATTGATTTGGGTGTTAATAATTTTGCAAGTATTGTTACAAGTGAAGGGACCCCATACATTGTGGGCGGGCGATTTTTAAAAAATCAAATAGCCTTCAAATGCAAAAAAACAGCACAATATCAATCAATACTAAACAAACAGGGACTAAAAACATCCAAACGATTACAAAAATTCAACACCAAATTTAAAGCAATACAAAACAACTTCCTAGATCACACAACCAAATTCATAATAGAAACATGCAAAAAACAAGACATAGGAACCATAATACTCGGATACAACAAAAAATTCCAATACGAAACAGATATGGGAAAAAAACAAAATCAAATATTCACACAAATAGCTTTCAAAAAATTCATAAACAAACTAGAAACACAATGCCAAAAATACGACATCAAACTAATTATTACCGAAGAATCCTACACAAGCAAAAGCAGTTTCCTAGACAACGACATACTACCAACCTACAAAACAAACGAAGAAAAAAATGAGGAATATAAATTTAAAGGAAAACGAATAAAAAGAGGACTCTATAAAACAAGCAACGGAACATTAATAAATGCAGATATCAACGCAGCATGTAACATCATTCGTAAAAGTAAGCAGAACTTCCCCAAGGAACGACTGTATAAGTGGGCACGGACTGCCCCTTGGGAAAATCAAAAAAATACAAGACTATTTTCAAAAATAAACAATAAAAGAAAAGGGGGTATTGTTACATTTGATTTGAACAAAGACATAATACAGGTTATCATTTTGAAAAAAAGGTTAATATTTTTTCGAGTATTACTTTTTTTCTCTTGA
- a CDS encoding preprotein translocase subunit SecD has protein sequence MVTIKPATKQFLKRPRTILLAVLLIVSIASIGIFGLQEGLDLDGGSMIQLHLEEPVDQDTMNTVTAVLDKRLNAFGISDVQVRQSGDQDVIVEIAGVRPEEVERIISTPGKFEAKINNKTALTGADISTVSAAEVTGTRWKVPFSVSLDASNKFAEVAKGQAGAEVQMFLDDKLISSPQLDAGLANGVGTTDIEVSGGEQTKEQAQQQATEIHTVLESGALPVKLSISGVNSVSAELGSQFETGSLIAGFLALLAIVVIVSIKYRSPSLVIPIVFTSLSELVLILGFASIVHWNLDLSAIAGMIATIGTGVDDQIVMTDEVLARRDRSDRKNIVKTRIKDAFFIVYASAGTLIAAMLPLAYIGFARGATGIGMLTGFAVTTVVGVIIGIFVTRPVFADYMETFLVKNPREEISINKSSSKPKKNKKKGRKTIAREEAEKKKKR, from the coding sequence GTGGTCACAATTAAACCAGCCACCAAACAATTCTTAAAAAGACCGAGAACGATTTTACTGGCAGTACTATTAATAGTAAGTATAGCAAGTATAGGTATATTTGGATTACAGGAAGGATTAGACCTAGATGGTGGATCCATGATACAATTACACCTAGAAGAACCAGTAGACCAGGATACAATGAATACTGTGACAGCAGTACTGGACAAAAGGTTAAACGCCTTCGGAATAAGTGATGTTCAAGTAAGACAGAGTGGAGACCAAGACGTAATAGTAGAAATAGCTGGAGTACGACCCGAAGAAGTAGAACGGATCATAAGTACACCGGGTAAATTCGAAGCAAAAATAAACAACAAAACAGCACTTACAGGAGCAGATATTTCAACAGTAAGTGCAGCAGAAGTAACAGGTACCAGATGGAAAGTTCCATTCAGCGTATCCTTAGATGCTTCAAACAAGTTTGCTGAAGTAGCAAAAGGACAAGCCGGTGCAGAAGTGCAAATGTTCTTGGATGACAAGCTCATCTCCTCACCACAATTAGATGCAGGACTTGCAAATGGTGTGGGAACCACCGACATAGAAGTATCCGGTGGAGAACAGACAAAAGAACAGGCACAACAACAGGCAACAGAGATACATACAGTTCTAGAATCAGGTGCATTACCTGTAAAATTATCCATTAGTGGAGTAAACAGTGTATCAGCAGAACTGGGTTCACAATTTGAAACCGGTTCCCTCATAGCAGGATTCCTAGCACTTTTAGCAATAGTAGTGATCGTATCAATCAAATACCGTTCACCATCACTCGTAATTCCAATCGTATTTACAAGCCTATCAGAACTTGTACTTATACTTGGATTTGCATCAATCGTCCACTGGAACTTAGACCTGTCAGCAATTGCAGGTATGATAGCAACAATAGGTACAGGGGTAGACGACCAGATTGTGATGACCGATGAAGTTCTTGCAAGACGTGACAGAAGTGATCGTAAAAACATTGTGAAAACAAGAATAAAAGATGCATTCTTCATAGTTTATGCATCAGCAGGAACACTCATAGCAGCTATGCTTCCACTTGCATATATCGGATTTGCTCGTGGTGCAACAGGTATTGGTATGCTCACAGGGTTCGCAGTAACTACTGTTGTAGGGGTAATTATAGGTATATTTGTTACCAGACCAGTATTTGCTGATTACATGGAAACATTCCTTGTTAAAAATCCTAGAGAAGAAATAAGTATTAATAAATCTTCCTCAAAACCTAAAAAGAATAAGAAGAAAGGAAGAAAAACTATTGCTCGTGAAGAAGCAGAGAAGAAAAAGAAAAGATAA
- a CDS encoding protein translocase subunit SecF (forms a complex with SecD and YajC; SecDFyajC stimulates the proton motive force-driven protein translocation; seems to modulate the cycling of SecA by stabilizing its membrane-inserted state and appears to be required for the release of mature proteins from the extracytoplasmic side of the membrane; in some organisms, such as Bacillus subtilis, SecD is fused to SecF), which translates to MVDVINYITRKSHKPLILIPVILMILSLAYIGVFGLNEGVDLKGGTLVTLELNKPMSEADVSNTISRSIGISDVETSISGNTATVTIAGDVDQAAFESKVNGQFKVLSFKSVGALLSEAAMVQIIYALIFAFVFMAATVFFVFRDFVPSFAIILSAVCNLSIAVGSMSLFGIPLSIASVGALLMLIGYGVDTDILLTTRLLKRKDGDLDDRAEGACKTGITLTISALASMIVLFIVVKIFIPSAQVLEDISAVLIMGLLSDLLATWLMNLGILKWHMERGGHN; encoded by the coding sequence ATGGTAGATGTAATCAATTATATTACAAGAAAATCTCATAAGCCTCTGATTTTAATTCCAGTAATACTAATGATACTCTCACTAGCCTACATAGGAGTATTCGGACTCAACGAAGGAGTAGACCTTAAGGGAGGAACATTAGTAACATTAGAATTAAATAAACCAATGAGTGAAGCAGATGTATCAAACACAATATCACGAAGCATTGGAATATCAGATGTAGAAACATCCATATCAGGAAACACTGCAACTGTAACCATAGCAGGTGATGTTGACCAGGCCGCCTTTGAATCAAAAGTCAATGGCCAATTCAAGGTACTGAGTTTCAAGAGTGTAGGAGCATTACTAAGTGAAGCAGCTATGGTGCAAATAATATACGCATTAATATTCGCATTCGTATTCATGGCAGCAACAGTATTCTTCGTATTCAGAGACTTCGTACCATCATTTGCTATTATCTTATCAGCAGTATGTAACCTTTCAATTGCAGTAGGAAGTATGTCCCTATTCGGAATACCATTATCCATTGCAAGCGTAGGTGCATTGCTAATGCTCATAGGGTATGGAGTAGATACCGATATTCTTTTAACAACAAGATTACTTAAAAGAAAAGATGGAGACCTTGATGACCGTGCAGAAGGAGCATGTAAAACGGGTATAACCCTCACAATCTCTGCACTTGCATCAATGATAGTACTATTTATTGTAGTAAAAATATTCATCCCATCCGCTCAGGTACTTGAAGACATATCCGCAGTTCTAATAATGGGATTACTCTCAGATTTACTTGCCACATGGCTTATGAACTTAGGAATACTAAAATGGCACATGGAAAGAGGTGGTCACAATTAA
- a CDS encoding flavodoxin family protein, whose amino-acid sequence MTSIIIFSSNKSIKIITTTLKEKLESDIAEIKDLNKKQGFLKNIRNNINALRSQETSIEPEIIDMTGYDLIILGCPSTLGGISPAIKTFISKNNFKDKNIIIFTTTNTGQGYDVLKQIKEKLEDKEAHIVNSFIMRVNNKSEEELKINTIKLIKQLDIDLYS is encoded by the coding sequence ATGACTTCTATAATAATTTTTTCATCAAATAAAAGTATTAAAATCATCACCACCACACTAAAAGAAAAGCTTGAATCAGACATTGCTGAAATAAAAGATTTAAACAAGAAACAAGGATTTCTGAAGAACATACGTAACAACATCAACGCACTACGCTCACAAGAAACAAGTATAGAACCAGAAATTATAGACATGACAGGTTACGATTTAATAATACTAGGTTGTCCCTCCACACTAGGAGGAATATCACCCGCCATAAAGACATTCATATCAAAAAACAATTTCAAAGACAAGAACATCATCATATTCACAACCACAAACACAGGACAAGGATATGATGTTCTAAAACAAATCAAAGAAAAACTAGAAGACAAAGAAGCCCATATTGTAAACTCATTCATCATGAGAGTAAACAATAAAAGCGAAGAAGAACTGAAGATTAACACGATAAAACTAATAAAACAGTTAGACATTGACTTATACTCCTAA